The Ralstonia pseudosolanacearum genome includes the window ACACCAAGCGGGTTCTTTTCTATCTGGTCGGGGCGAGAGGATTTGAACCTCCGACCACCTGCACCCCATGCAGGTACGCTACCAGGCTGCGCTACGCCCCGAAGCATGAAAGTATAACAGAGTGATATCGCCCGTGACTAGTGGATCGCAGCAACCCTTACGATTTGCTCGCCTGCAGGATATCCAGCACCGCTTGCAGCGCGAGGCGCAATGCGGGCACGTCGATGGTGTCACTGCTGGCAGCCGCCACAGGTTCTGCAGTTGCGGCGACCATCTCGGCCGGTGCTTCAGGCGCTTCGGCCGGAGCACTGCTCCCACCATGCCGCAGCTCATCCAACCGATTGCGCGCGCCGTTGATCGTGAAGCCCTGCTCGTACAGCAGTTCGCGGATACGGCGGATCAGCAGCACCTCGTGGTGCTGGTAATAGCGCCGGTTGCCGCGCCGCTTGACCGGCTTGAGCTGCGTGAACTCCTGCTCCCAATAGCGCAGCACGTGCGGCTTCACCGCGCACAGATCGCTCACCTCACCGATGGTGAAGTAGCGCTTGGCAGGAATCGGCGGCAGATTGACCCGCTCCGTATGCTTATCGGTGACCATGGTGGCGCAAGCGAAGACGCGAAATTACGCAGCGCTGGCGGGCATCGGCTCGACGCGTTCCTCGACGAGCGCCTTGAGCTTCTGGCTCGCGTGGAAGGTGACGACGCGGCGCGCCGTGATGGGAATGATCTCGCCGGTCTTGGGATTGCGCCCCGGACGCTGCGGCTTGTCGCGCAGCTGGAAGTTGCCGAAGCCGGACAGCTTGACGCTGTCGCCCTGTTCGAGCGCCTCGCGAATCACGTCGAAAAAAGCTTCGACCATGTCCTTCGATTCACGCTTGTTCAGGCCGACCTGCTCGAACAGCATCTCGGCAAGCTCGGCCTTAGTCAGCGTCGGCACGTCCTGGCCGCGCGCGGCATCGCGCGCATCGGCCAGGGCCGCCGAGGAAGAACCGAGCGCGTCGCCCAGCGAGGCCGCCAGCGAGGATGCGTGTTGATCGTTCATAGGATTCGCTTGCGTGGTCGATCCGAATGCGGAGGTTCGTTCGAGCGGTCTGAGCGCGGTGCGGACGTCAGGCACGCAGACGCGCGCCGAATGCATCGCCGGCCGCACGAATCAACTGCTGCGTGGCGGCCTCGACGAGATCGTCCTGAAGGGTGCTGTCAGTATCTTGCAACGTAATCCTGAAGGCAAGGCTTTTCTCCTGCGCCCCAATCGCGGCCGTCGCGGCCTTCGGACGGAACTCATCGAACAGCACGACACCCTGCAGATAGCGCTGCCATGGCATACCGACCGCCGCCTTCTCGAACGCATCGACGAGGTCCTGCACGACCACATCCTGGCGCACGACCAGCGCGATGTCGCGCGTCACCGCCGGCACGCGCGGCACTTCGCGATAGGCCGGCAGACCGACGGCCGTGATGGCGTCCAGGTCCAGCTCCCACACCACCGGCGCGGTGGGCAACTCGTACTTCTGCAGCCAGCGCGGATGCAGCTCACCGATCCAGCCGATGGCACGGCCGTCCAGCACCACGCGGGCAGCGCGGCCCGGATGCAGCGCCGGATGCTCGGCACGCTCGAAGCGCGCCTGCAGCGGCCACAGCAGCGACTCGACATCGCCCTTCACATCGAAGAAGTCGACGGCGCGCGCCGGCACGCCCCACTGCTCTTCCGCGGCCGGGCCGTAGGCAATGCCGCCCACCCGCATCGGCTGCGCATAGCCCGCCACGGACAAGCCACCGTCGGCCACCTCCGCATCGCGGCGGAACACGCGGCCCACCTCGAACAGGCGCACGCGCGAAGCCTTGCGGTTCAGGTTGTAGCGCACCTTGTCGAGCAAGCCGCCGATCAGTGTGCTGCGCATCACCGAATACTGGCTGGCGATCGGGTTCAGCAGCGGGATAGGCTGCGTGTTGCCGGCAAAGTCGGCTTCCCATTCGGTCTCGACGAAGGCGAAGTTCACGACCTCGTGGTAATCGCGTGCGGCCACGGCATGACGCACGTCGTGCATCGTGCGGCGCGCCTCGTTGGTCGGGCGCATCGCGTTTTCAGCAACCGGCGGCTTGGCCGGGATCTGCTCGAAACCGTAGATGCGGGCGACCTCTTCGATCAGGTCTTCCTCGATCTCGAGGTCGAAGCGGTACGACGGCGGCTCGACCACGAACACATCGCCGTCCACGATGAACGTGAGACCGAGGCGCTTGAACACATCCGCCACGACATCGTGCGACAGCGGAATACCGAGCACACGCGCGGCACGCGCCACGCGCATGCGCACCGGCTCGCGCTTGGGCAGATTGACGATCTGGTCGTCGATCGGGCCGGCTTGGCCGCCGCAGATGTCGAGGATCAGCGCGCTAATGCGCTCGATGTGCTCGACGATGGTCGCGTAGTCGACGCCGCGCTCGAAGCGGTGGCCGGCGTCGGTCGAGAAGTTGTAGCGGCGCGCACGACCCTGGATGGCGGCGGGCCACCAGAATGCGGCTTCGACGTAGATGTTTTGCGTGTCGAGCGTGACGGCGGTCTTGTCGCCGCCCATGATGCCGGCCAGGCTTTCGATAGCCTGCTCGTCCGAGATCACGCCGACCTTGTCATCGACGGTGACGGTGTCGCCGTTCAGCAGCTTCAGCTGCTCGCCGGGCTTGCCCCAGCGCACCGTCAGGCCGCCATGGATCTTGTCCAGGTCGAACACGTGCGACGGACGGCCCAGCTCCAGCATCACATAGTTGGAGATATCGACCAGCGCCGACACGCTGCGCATGCCCGCACGCTCGATGCGCGACACCATCCAGGCCGGCGTCTTCGCGCGCGCATTGACGCCGCGGATAATGCGACCCGCGAAGCGGCCGCACAGGTCCGGCGCGTCCACCTTGACCGGCAGCTTGTCGGAGAGCGTCACCGCCACCGGCGCCATCGTCGGCAGCGTGATCGGCGCGCCCGTCAGCGCGGACACCTCGCGCGCCACGCCGTGGATCGACAGGCAGTCCGCCTTGTTGGGCGTGAGCTTGATGACGAAGATCTGGTCGTCCAGATCCAGCACCTTGCGGATGTCCGCGCCCACCGGCGTGTCTTCCGGCAGGATCAGCAGGCCGCCGTGGTCTTCCGACAGCTTCAGTTCGCGCGCCGAGCACAGCATGCCGTAGCTCTCCACGCCGCGCAGCTTGCCGATCTTGATCTTGAACGGCTTGCCGTCGTCGCCCGGCGGCAGCTCGGCGCCCACCATCGCGCACGGCACCTTGATGCCCACCGACACATTCGGCGCGCCGCAGACGATCTGCAGCAGTTCGCCCGTGCCCGCGTCGACCTTGCAGACGTTCAGGCGATCGGCGTCCGGGTGCTTGTTCACCTCGACCACGTGGCCGACAACGATCTGCGAGAACGGCGGCGCGACAGGGTCGACCTCTTCCACCTCGAGACCGGCCATCGTCAGGCGATGGGAGAGCTCAGCGGTGGCGATCGGCGGATTGACGAAACTGCGAAGCCAGGATTCCGGAAATTGCATGGCGCGACAGAAAAAGGAATTCGGTGAACAGGGAAACGGCGAACCCGCGGACGACAGGCGCCCGCGTTACGCGAACTGGCGCAGGAAGCGCACGTCGCCCTCGAAGAACAGGCGCAGGTCGTTGATGCCGTAGCGCAGCATGGTCAGGCGCTCCAGGCCCGAGCCGAACGCGAAGCCAATGTAGCGCTCCGGATCGAGGCCCATGTTGCGCACCACGGTCGGGTGCACCTGGCCGGAACCGGAAATCTCCAGCCACCTGCCGTTGCCGAAGGCCATGTCGATCTCGGCCGACGGTTCGGTGAACGGGAAGTACGACGGACGGAAGCGCACCTGGATATCGTCGCTCTCGAAGAACTTGCGCAGGAAGTCGGTGTAGACGCCCTTGAGATCGGCGAAGCTGATGTTGTCCGCGATCCAGAGGCCTTCGACCTGGTGGAACATCGGCGAGTGCGTGGCATCGCTGTCGACGCGATAGGTGCGGCCCGGTGCGATCACCTTGATCGGCGGGATGCGATCGAGGTGCTTGTATTTCTCGACGTGCATGCGGGCATAGCGCACCTGCATCGGGCTGGTGTGCGTGCGCAGCAGCAGGAGTTTGTCGTCGCTGTCACGGCCGTCGATGTAGAAGGTGTCCTGCATCGAGCGCGCCGGATGGTTGTCCGGGTTGTTCAGCGCCGTGAAGTTCATCCAGTCGGTTTCGATCTCTGGGCCATCGGCCACATCGAAGCCGATCGAGCCGAAGATCTGGGCGACGCGCTCCCAGGTGTTCATCACCGGGTGCAGGCTGCCCTCGGCCACCTCGCGGCCGGGCAGCGTCACGTCGATCGCCTCGGCAGCCAGGCGCGCGTTCATCAGCGCGTCGGCCAGCGCCTGACGGCGGTCGTTCAGGGCCGCTTCGACGCGGCTCTTGGCCAGGTTGATGCGCGCGCCTTCCGACTTGCGCGTCTCCGGATCGAGCTTGCCCAGTCCCTTGAGCAAGTCAGTCAGCACGCCGGCCTTGCCGAGAAAGCGCGCCTTCTCGTTTTCCAGCGAGGCGTTGTCCTCCACAGAGGCAAACGCAGATTGGGCATCGGCGACGACTTGGTCCAGATCCAGTGACATGGGAAGGCGAGCGTGAGAATTCGGGAATTCGGAATAAAAAACGGGGCTCGGTGAGAGCCCCGTCAGGGTGATCGGCCGACAAACCGCGGAACGGACTAACCGGCCAATCAGACTCAGGCGACGTTGGCTTTCACCTGGTTCACGATGGCGGCAAACGCCACCTTGTCGTGAATGGCCATGTCCGACAGCACCTTGCGGTCCAGTTCGATGGACGCCTTCTTCAGGCCGTTCATGAACTTGCTGTACGACAGACCGTGCTCGCGCGCACCTGCGTTGATACGTGCAATCCAGAGGGCGCGGAACACGCGCTTCTTGTTGCGACGATCGCGGTAGGCGTACTGGCCAGCACGCATGACCGCCTGCTTGGCGATGCGATAGACGTTATTGCGACGGCCGCGGTAACCCTTGGCAGCGTCGATGACTTTCTTGTGACGGGCCCGCGCTGTGACCCCACGTTTAACTCGAGGCATGGAACTCTCCTTTCGTAGTTAGGGGTTAGGCGTACGGCATCATTGCGCGAACGGACTTCAGGTTCGTCTCATGGACGCCCTCGGTACCGCGCAGCTGACGCTTGTTCTTGGTGGTCTTCTTGGTCAGGATGTGACGCTTGAAGGCTTGGCCACGTTTGATCGTGCCACCAGGACGGGCAGTAAAGCGCTTGGAGGCGCTTTTCTTCGTCTTCATCTTCGGCATGGAACAACTCCGTTTTTGACATGAAGCCAGGTGGACGGCTGACGCCGACACTTGCAAGACCCGGATCCACTTGTTGTGTCGCGGCAGGCGATGAAACCCGCCGCGCTTTCCGACTTCGCATGCCGCCGACGCGCGACAACTTGCTTCCGTCCGAAACTGCTAGCGCATGGCCAGAATCCTCCGACCACCGCCCTGTTACTTCTTTTTCTTCGGCATCAACATCATCACCATCTGGCGGCCTTCCATCTTCGGCATCTGCTCGACCTGGGCGTACTCTTCCAGATCGACCTTCAGACGCTCCAGCATGCGTGCGCCGATTTCCTGGTGGGCCATTTCGCGTCCGCGGAAACGCAGCGTGATCTTGGCGCGATCGCCTTCGTCCAGGAAGCGCTTGAGATTGCGCAGCTTGACCTCGTAGTCGCCGTCGTCGGTACCAGGGCGGAATTTCACTTCCTTCACCTGGATGACCTTCTGCTTCAGCTTGGCCTCGTGGGCCTTCTTCTGTTCCTGATACTTGAACTTGCCATAGTCCATCAGGCGGCAGACAGGCGGCTGCGCGGTCGGCGCGATCTCGACCAGGTCGACGTCCTTCTCTTCTGCCAGACGCAGTGCGTCGAACAGTTTGACGATGCCGAGCTGTTCCCCTTCAACCCCGGTCAGCCGGATTTCCGGCGCGGTGATCTCGCGGTTGATGCGGTGAGATTTCTCAGTAGCGATGTTGAATGTCCTCAAAGAAGCAAAAAACAAGCCGTGCCCAGCTCATGACTTGTTGGCGAAATCGTTCTGCAGTCGCTCAACGAACGTGGATACCGGCATCGAGCCGAGATCGACGTTGCCACGGGCACGCACGGCCACCTGATTTCCGTCGCGCTCCTTATCGCCCACCACAACGAGGTAGGGGACCTTCTGCAAGGAGTGCTCGCGGATTTTATACGTAATTTTCTCGTTCCGCAAATCGGCGGAAGCCCTAAACCCTTGTTTTTGCAGGGATTGCGCAACGGATTCCGCATATTCGGCGTGGGCATCGGCAATGCTCATGACCACCACCTGCTCCGGCGCCAGCCACAGCGGCAGTGCGCCGGCATGGTTTTCCAGCAAAATACCCAGGAAGCGCTCGAACGAGCCCAGGATGGCGCGGTGGAGCATGACCGGGCGCTTGCGGCTGTTGTCTTCCGCGACGTACTCGGCATCCAGGCGCTCGGGCAGCACCAGGTCGAGCTGCAGCGTGCCGCACTGCCACGAGCGGCCAATGGCGTCCTTGATGTGGTACTCGACCTTCGGGCCGTAGAAAGCGCCCTCGCCCGGCAGCTCTTCCCATTCGACGCCGCAGGCGCGCAGCGCCGTGCGCAGGCCATCCTCGGCGTGATCCCAGATGTCGTCCGAGCCGGCCCGCTTGTCCGGACGCAGCGCCAGCTTGACGGCGACGTTCTCGAAGCCGAAGTCCTCGTAGACGCTGAAGGCCAGGTCGTTGAAGTCCTTGGCCTCGGCCATGATCTGGCCTTCCGTGCAGAAGATGTGTGCATCATCCTGCACAAACCCGCGCACGCGCATCAGGCCATGCAGCGCGCCGGACGGCTCATTGCGATGGCACGCGCCGAACTCGGCCAGGCGCAGCGGCAGGTCGCGATACGAGCGCAGGCCGTGGTTGAAAATCTGCACATGGCCGGGACAGTTCATCGGTTTGATCGCGTATTCGCGCTTCTCCGACTCCGTCACGAACATGTTCTCTTTGTAGTTCTCCCAGTGGCCGGAGCGCTCCCACAGGCCGCGATCCATCACCTGCGGCGTACGGACTTCGCTGTAGCCGGCACCAGCCAGGCGGCCGCGCATGTATTGCTCGACGGCCTGCCAGATCTGCCAGCCCTTCGGGTGCCAGAACACCATGCCGGGCGCCTCTTCCTGCAGATGGAACAGGTCGAGCACCTTGCCGAGCTTGCGGTGGTCGCGCTTCTCGGCTTCTTCCAGCATGTGCAGGTAGGCTTCCTGGTCTTCCTTCTTGGCCCAGGCCGTGCCGTAGATGCGCTGGAGCATCTCGTTGTTGGAGTCGCCGCGCCAGTAGGCGCCGGCCACCTTCATCAGCTTGAAGACCTTGAGCTTGCCCGTGGACGGCACGTGCGGGCCACGACACAAGTCGACGAAATTGCCTTCGCGGTACAGGCCGATTTCCTGGTCTTGCGGAATCGAGGCGATGATCTCCGCCTTGTACTTCTCGCCCATGCCCTCGAACAGCTTGACGGCGTCGTCACGGCTCCAGACTTCGCGCGTGACCTTTTCGTCCTTCTTCGCGAGTTCGGCCATCCGCTTCTCGATGGCGACGAGGTCTTCCGGCGTGAAGGGGCGCTTGTAGGCGAAGTCGTAGTAGAACCCGTTTTCGATGACCGGGCCGATCGTGACCTGGGCCTCCGGGTACAGCTCCTTGACGGCATAGGCCAGCAAGTGCGCCGTCGAGTGGCGAATCACGTCGAGACCATCTACATCCTTGTCCGTGACGATGGCCAGGTCGACGCTCTGCTCGATCCTGAAGCTCGTGTCGACCAGTTGCCCGTCAATGCGGCCGGCCAGCGCGGCCTTGGCCAAGCCCGCGCCGATGCTCTGCGCCACTTCGGCCACCGTCACCGGGCCGGGAAACTCGCGCCGGGAACCGTCCGGCAACGTAATCGCGATCATGCTTGCTCCTGTGGAGGCTCCGTCGCGCGGGTGCGTATGCGCGGCGGTTATCATTCTGTCGTGCGCCGCACCGGGTAGGTGCGGCAGTTTGTCGGGCCGGATGCTTCGAAGCGATTTCAGCCGGATCGCCACGCGCAACACAAAACGCGGACGAAAAAAAACGCGGCCAAGGCCGCGTTTTCATTTGCGCTGAACTGCCGCTTGGGCAGACCGCAAAGGGCGAAACCGCACCTTGACTACTGTCGCTCCGAAGCGGTGGTAGTTCGCGGTGCCTGAATCATGTTTCGCCTTATATGCAGTTGTACGGGACGCAACCCGAAGGATGACGGCTTGGACACCCTACCCGACGCGTCCTGCTAAATGCGTTGGTAGGCTCGATTGGACTCGAACCAACGACCCCCACCATGTCAAGGTGGTGCTCTAACCAGCTGAGCTACGAGCCTGCCGAAAGACGAAACTATACCATCACTTTCGCCGCGCTGACAATACCCCAGTAACTTCCTCGATTAATATCAGCGCCCGTTGCAATTGTGTCGCTTCTGATACCTCGGCCGTGAACTGCATCTTGGCGACGCCCTTGCTCGACAGCGTGCGCACGCCGGTCACGTTGATCTTCTCGCGCGAGAGAATTTCCGAGATGTCGCGCAGCAGCCCCTGGCGGTCCAGCGCCTCGACGTGGATATCGACCGGATAGACCGCCTCGCCGCGGTTGCCCCACTCGGTCTGGATCACGCGGCCCGGCGCGCGCGCCGCCAGTTGCTGGAACGTCGCGCAATTCTGCCGGTGGATCGACACGCCGCGCCCGCGGGTCACGAAACCGACGATCGCGTCCGGCGGCGCGGGCTTGCAGCAGCGCGACATCTGCGTGAGCAGCGAATCGACCCCCACCACCAGCACGCCGCTCTTGGCGCCGCGGGCCACGCTGGTGGCGCGGCTCTTCTTGGTGATCAACACCTCGTCGTCGGCCGGCGCGGGCGGTGCGCCATCCGTGCGCAGCACCGCCTCGACGTGGCGCAGGCTGAACTCATCCTTGGCCACCATGGCGTACAGCTCGTCCGGCGTCTTGAAGCCCAGCTTGGCGGCGAGCTCCTCCAGGTTGACGGCGGTCTTGCCTTCGCGCTGCAGGGTCTTGTCGATCAGGATACGGCCCTGGGCGAGCGTTTCCTCCAGCTCCAGCGCGTTGAACCACGCGCGCACCTTGGCACGCGCCCGATTGCTCGCCAGATAGTGCAGCTCGGGGTTGAGCCAGTCGCGCGACGGCCCACCCTGCTTGACGGTGACGATCTCGACCGTCTGCCCGTTCTTGAGCGACGTGTTCAGCGGCACCATCGTGCCGTCGACGCGCGCGCCGCGGCACCGGTGGCCGAGATCGCTGTGCAGGTAGTACGCGAAATCGACCGCCGTGGCGCCCTGCGGCAGCGCGATCACGCGCGCCTGCGGCGTCAGCACGTAAATGTGGTCATCGAGCTCGGTATGCTTGAGCTGCTCCCACGGCGAGTCTTCCTGGGCGACGGTGTGCTCGGCATCGTCCTTCCAGGCCAGCAGCTGGCGCAGCCAGGCGATCTTCTCGTCGTAGCGCTCGCTGGCGGAGAACTGGCCGGCGTAGCCCTTGCTGCCGGCCTCCTTGTAGCGCCAGTGCGCGGCCACGCCGTATTCGGCGAAGTGGTGCATTTCGCGCGTGCGGATCTGCACCTCCAGCGCGCGGCCGTCGTCGCCGATCACCACCGTGTGCAGCGACTTGTAGCCATTGGTCTTGGGACGCGAGATGTAGTCGTCGAACTCCTTCGGGATCGGCTGCCACATGTGGTGCACGAAGCCGAGCACGGTGTAGCAGTCCTTGATGTCGTCGACGATGACGCGGAAGGCGCGCACGTCGTACAGATCGGCGAAGTCGAGCTCCTTGCCGCGCATCTTCCGCCAGATGCTGTAGATGTGCTTGGGGCGGCCGCTGACCTCGGCGTGGATGCCCGCGTCGCGCAGCGTCTGCTGCAGCCTGGCGATTGCCTCGCCGATGAACTTCTCGCGCTCGATGCGCTTTTCGTCCAGCAGGCGCGCGATGCGCTTGTAGGTATCGGGGTCTTCGAAGCGGAAGCCCAGGTCTTCGAGCTCCCACTTCAACTGCCAGATGCCGAGCCGGTTGGCGAGCGGCGCGTAGATGTCGAGCGTCTCGCGCGCCATGCCTTCGGGGGCGGGCAACTTGTTCTGGGCCAGCCAGCGCAGCGACTGCAGCCGCGACGCCAGGCGGATCAGTACCACGCGGATATCCTGCGCGAAGGCCAGCAGCATCTTGCGCAGCGCCTCGACCTGGGCGCGGCGCGCCTCGGCTTCGTTCTTGCGGGTGACGCCCGCCTCGGCCGGGCTGACCATGCCGGCGATCGCGCCGATACGCAGCAGTTGCCGCACGTCGTGCACCAGCCGGGCCACCTCGTCGCCGAACGCCGGCTCGATCGCCCGCTCGTTGTCGGTGGCCAGGATGGGCAGCAGGAACAGCGCCGCCGCCTGCAGCGACGGCGCGTCGACGCGCAGCCCCTCGAGAATCGCCACCGTGCCGCGCGCATGCGACATCAGCGGCTCGCCGGTCAGCGTCTGGTGGTCGCCGGCATGGTCGGCCAGGCATTCGAGCGCGCGCGCGACGGCCGCCTCGCGCGCCGCCTTGTCGGCTGGCGCCCCGGCGCCCCCTGCCGGACGGTCGGTCTTGCTGTTCATAGTGCGTCTTGCAAACGGATGCGGATCAGCCCTTGCGCGCCGCCGTCACGACGATCTCGATGCGGTACTGGGGATTGGCCAGCGCGGCCTCCACGGTGGCGCGCGGCGGCGCGTTGCCCGGCGCGACCCACTGGTCCCAGACCACGTTCATCGCACCGATCTCGGCGATGTCCTTCAGGAAGATCTGGCACATCAGGATGCGCGTCTTGTCGCTGCCGTTGGCGGCCAGCACGCGGTCGATGGTGGCGAGCACCTCGGCGGTTTGCGCGGCGATGTCACCGTCCAGGGTGGTTTCCGGCACCTGGCCGGCGACATAGACCACGCCGTTGTAGACCGCCGCGTCGGAGTAGCGATGTTCGACGTTGTAACGCTTCAGTTCAGTGCTCATCTTGAAAATCGGGAGAATCGATCGGGTCGTCATTGACCGAGAAAGAATTGGCGCGCGATCGCGACCTGGTCGGGCTGCACGAAGGTCGGCGCGTGGCCTACATCGGGAATCTCGACCGTGCGCACATGCTGGCCGCGCTGCCGCATGGCCTCGAGGGTCTCGCGCGTGAGCAGGTCGGACTGCGCGCCGCGCACCACCAGCACCTCGCCGGGATTCGCCCCGAACAGGTTCCAGAGCTGGCTCTCGCCGGCTTCGATCAGTTCCGGCGTGGCGTTCTTGAACGGCTCGGCCAGGCGCAGATCATAGTGCAGGATCCATTCGCCGCCCTGCGGCTTGAGGATGGCGGTATTCAGCGCGCGCCACTGCTCGGGCGTGTGCGGGCCGAACGACGCGCTGATCGTCTTCAGGTACGCCAGCCCCTCGTCGAAGGTCTTGAAGCGGACGTCCAACCCCACGTACGCGCCGATGCGCGACAGCGAGGTCTGCGTCACGCGCGGGCCGACATCGTTGATCAGCAGCTTGCGGATCGGCGACTTCGGCAGACCAGCCAGGCTCATGCCGATCAGGCCGCCCATCGAGGTGCCGAACCAGTCCACCGATTCCACGTTGAGCCGAGCCAGCAGCGTCACCATGTCGGCCACGTATTGCGGGATCACGTAGCCCCGCGGATCGGCCAGCCAGTCGGAGCGGCCGCGCCCGACCACGTCGGGGCAGACCACGCGATAGTCGTTGCACAGCGCCTGGGCCAGCACGTCGAAGTCGCGGCCGGTACGCGTCAGGCCGTGCACGCAGACCAGCACGCGCGGGTTCTGCGGGTCGCCCCATTCGTGGTAGGCCATCCGGTGCAGGCCTGACTGGCTCAGGCACTGCACGGACGCGAGACGCGGCGAAACGGGCATGAACGACTCCTGCGCTTGATGACAGAGGGGAAAAACCGAAGCCCGATTGTACGCCGTGCCCAGCGCGATGCGCCCGCGCACCGGGCCGCGCGCCGGCAACAAAAAAGGCCTCGCAACCGCGAGGCCTGTTCGCCGATGACAAGGCGCCTTACTGCGCGACCCAGCCGCCGTCCATGCTCCACGCCACGCCGCGCACCTGCTCGGCGGCCTCGCTGCACAGGAACACCGCCAGCGCGCCGAGCTGCTCGGGCGAGACGAATTCGCCGGAGGGCTGCTTCTCCATCAGCAGCTCCTTCTTGGCCTGCAGGACGGGAATGCCCTCTTTCTCGGCGCGCGCGTCGATCTGCTTCTGCACCAGCGGCGTCAGCACCCAGCCCGGGCAGATCGCGTTGACGGTGACGCCGGTCTGCGCGGTCTCCACCGCCGCCGCCTTGGTCAGGCCGACGATGCCGTGCTTGGCCGCCACGTAGGCCGACTTCTGCGCCGACGCCACCAGCCCGTGCGCGGAGGCGATGTTGACGATGCGGCCCCAGTTCTTGCGCTTCATGCCCGGCACCGCGAGCCGCGTGGTGTGGAACGCCGACGACAGGTTGATGGCGAGGATGGCGTCCCAGCGCTCGGCCGGGAAGTCTTCCACGTTGGCCACGTACTGGATGCCGGCGTTGTTGACGAGGATGTCCACGCCGCCGAATTCGGCATCGGCGTAGGCGAACATCGCCTCGATCTCGGCGGGCTTGCTCATGTCGGCGCCGTGGTAGCCGACGCGGACGGCATCCTTGCCGGCCCCGGCGATCCGGGCCTTGGGCCCGTCCACGTCACCAAAGCCGTTCATGACGATGTTGGCGCCCTGCGCCGCGAGCGCGCAGGCGATGCCCAGGCCGATGCCGCTGGTGGAGCCGGTCACCAGGGCGGTTTTTCCTTGTAGCATGACGTTCTCCGGTTTACAGCAGGTTGACGCCCGTCTTCGACTGGATGTCCTCGCGCGAGACACCCGGTGCGGCTTCCACCAGCTTCAGGCCATGCTCGGTCACGTCGATCACGCCCAGGTCAGTGATGATGCGGTCGACCACGCCCACGCCCGTCAGCGGCAGCGTGCAGTTGGGCAGGATCTTCAGGTCTTCGGTGCCGTCCTTCTTCTTGGCGGTGTGCTCCATCAGCACGATCACGCGCTTGACGCCCGCGACCAGGTCCATCGCGCCGCCCATGCCCTTGACCATCTTGCCCGGGATCATCCAGTTGGCCAGATCGCCCGTCTCGCTGATCTGCATCGCGCCCAGGATGGCCAGGTTGATGTGCCCGCCGCGGATCATGGCAAACGAATCCGCCGAGGAGAAGATCGACGAGCCCGGCAGCGTCGTCACGGTCTGCTTGCCAGCGTTGATCATGTCGGGATCGACCTCGTCGTCGGTCGGGAACGGGCCGATGCCGAGCAGGCCGTTCTCCGACTGCAGCCACACCTCCATGCCGTCCGGCACGTGGTTGGCGACCAGCGTCGGCAGGCCGATGCCCAGGTTCACATAGAAGCCGTCCTGCAGCTCCCTGGCTGCGCGCGCAGCCATTTCATCACGCGTCCATGCCATGTTCGGTCTCCTGATCGTCCTGGTTAGTTGGCGCGCACGGTGCGCTGCTCGATGCGTTTTTCCGGATGGGCGTTCAGCACGATGCGCTGCACGAACACGCCCGGGGTGTGGACCTC containing:
- a CDS encoding MerR family transcriptional regulator is translated as MVTDKHTERVNLPPIPAKRYFTIGEVSDLCAVKPHVLRYWEQEFTQLKPVKRRGNRRYYQHHEVLLIRRIRELLYEQGFTINGARNRLDELRHGGSSAPAEAPEAPAEMVAATAEPVAAASSDTIDVPALRLALQAVLDILQASKS
- a CDS encoding integration host factor subunit alpha — translated: MNDQHASSLAASLGDALGSSSAALADARDAARGQDVPTLTKAELAEMLFEQVGLNKRESKDMVEAFFDVIREALEQGDSVKLSGFGNFQLRDKPQRPGRNPKTGEIIPITARRVVTFHASQKLKALVEERVEPMPASAA
- the pheT gene encoding phenylalanine--tRNA ligase subunit beta, giving the protein MQFPESWLRSFVNPPIATAELSHRLTMAGLEVEEVDPVAPPFSQIVVGHVVEVNKHPDADRLNVCKVDAGTGELLQIVCGAPNVSVGIKVPCAMVGAELPPGDDGKPFKIKIGKLRGVESYGMLCSARELKLSEDHGGLLILPEDTPVGADIRKVLDLDDQIFVIKLTPNKADCLSIHGVAREVSALTGAPITLPTMAPVAVTLSDKLPVKVDAPDLCGRFAGRIIRGVNARAKTPAWMVSRIERAGMRSVSALVDISNYVMLELGRPSHVFDLDKIHGGLTVRWGKPGEQLKLLNGDTVTVDDKVGVISDEQAIESLAGIMGGDKTAVTLDTQNIYVEAAFWWPAAIQGRARRYNFSTDAGHRFERGVDYATIVEHIERISALILDICGGQAGPIDDQIVNLPKREPVRMRVARAARVLGIPLSHDVVADVFKRLGLTFIVDGDVFVVEPPSYRFDLEIEEDLIEEVARIYGFEQIPAKPPVAENAMRPTNEARRTMHDVRHAVAARDYHEVVNFAFVETEWEADFAGNTQPIPLLNPIASQYSVMRSTLIGGLLDKVRYNLNRKASRVRLFEVGRVFRRDAEVADGGLSVAGYAQPMRVGGIAYGPAAEEQWGVPARAVDFFDVKGDVESLLWPLQARFERAEHPALHPGRAARVVLDGRAIGWIGELHPRWLQKYELPTAPVVWELDLDAITAVGLPAYREVPRVPAVTRDIALVVRQDVVVQDLVDAFEKAAVGMPWQRYLQGVVLFDEFRPKAATAAIGAQEKSLAFRITLQDTDSTLQDDLVEAATQQLIRAAGDAFGARLRA
- the pheS gene encoding phenylalanine--tRNA ligase subunit alpha, which codes for MSLDLDQVVADAQSAFASVEDNASLENEKARFLGKAGVLTDLLKGLGKLDPETRKSEGARINLAKSRVEAALNDRRQALADALMNARLAAEAIDVTLPGREVAEGSLHPVMNTWERVAQIFGSIGFDVADGPEIETDWMNFTALNNPDNHPARSMQDTFYIDGRDSDDKLLLLRTHTSPMQVRYARMHVEKYKHLDRIPPIKVIAPGRTYRVDSDATHSPMFHQVEGLWIADNISFADLKGVYTDFLRKFFESDDIQVRFRPSYFPFTEPSAEIDMAFGNGRWLEISGSGQVHPTVVRNMGLDPERYIGFAFGSGLERLTMLRYGINDLRLFFEGDVRFLRQFA
- the rplT gene encoding 50S ribosomal protein L20, whose amino-acid sequence is MPRVKRGVTARARHKKVIDAAKGYRGRRNNVYRIAKQAVMRAGQYAYRDRRNKKRVFRALWIARINAGAREHGLSYSKFMNGLKKASIELDRKVLSDMAIHDKVAFAAIVNQVKANVA
- the rpmI gene encoding 50S ribosomal protein L35; the encoded protein is MPKMKTKKSASKRFTARPGGTIKRGQAFKRHILTKKTTKNKRQLRGTEGVHETNLKSVRAMMPYA
- the infC gene encoding translation initiation factor IF-3, which gives rise to MFFASLRTFNIATEKSHRINREITAPEIRLTGVEGEQLGIVKLFDALRLAEEKDVDLVEIAPTAQPPVCRLMDYGKFKYQEQKKAHEAKLKQKVIQVKEVKFRPGTDDGDYEVKLRNLKRFLDEGDRAKITLRFRGREMAHQEIGARMLERLKVDLEEYAQVEQMPKMEGRQMVMMLMPKKKK